Genomic window (Marinobacter fonticola):
ACGACTGGCGTATCGGTGTGCTCGGTGGGCGGGCAATTTTCGCCTGCAAGTACTACATGGTGAAGGGACACTGGCAGATATACAGCCACGGCGAAAATCAGCAATTCGACAGTGGTGAGTTCGATACGCTGCCCACTTACGAGGTGCCGCGCAATGTCATCCAGGCAGCCCTGAATGCAACGCGCCTAATCGGCGACGGCCTCTACGGTGTGGATATCAAGCAGGCGGGCAACCGGGTGGCGGTGATCGAAGTAAACGATAACCCCAACGTCGATGCCGATGTAGAAGACCGGTTCCTGGGGGGTGAGCTCTATACCCTGATCATGCAGGAATTCTTGACCCGCATGGAAGCTCGCCGCCGCGGTTGATGCCCGGTCCTCTCGGGCGCGCCGTTCGTTTACGCAATTGCCGGGTATCGATATCGATGCCCGGAGCTTGCGGGAGTGGATGAGATTTCCACCGGCCAGGGGGTTAGCGGTGCAATCGTAAAGTGTGCAGATTTGGCCTGATTTTGGAACTAACCTGATTGTCTTATGCACAAAGTGCAGAATGAACAATCAATTTTACAAACTGTTTCTTTTGGCTGTGCACCGGCTTGATGCGTTTGTAACACGCTGAAAATTAAGATAAAAAATGTTGATCAAAAAATGATCAATCTGTAGGGCGGCCCGTTTCCCAAGGGGTCTGAAAATCTGAACGCCCATTTTCAACAGGGTTATCCACAGTTTTCGTGGAAAAGGTCACAACAGCTTCACCATACAGTCATTTAGCCGTCATCTCTCTTTGGTGAGCGAGGCTGTGGAAAACCTTTCAAGCATCATTCGATCATAGAGGATGCGTCATGGGCTGCGGGTTTTTTGGTAGCCTTTCAAGTTGATGGCGCTTGGCAAAGTCGTTATCCCGGTGGCTGCCGCTCGTGCCCTTCCGTTATACTCGCGCTCCTTTGCAGGTGCTGGAGTGAACGACAATGTATGGGCTGATCCGCAATTTACTTTTTCGACTGCCTCCCGAGCAGGCGCATTCAGTGGCGTTGCGGTCCATGGATGTAGCGGAACGGTTTGGTTTGCTAAAAAAACTGTTTTCGTCCGTGCCCGACGCGCCCGTCAGTGTCATGGGGCTGCGGTTTCCCAATCCGGTGGGTTTGGCTGCGGGGTTGGATAAGAATGCCGAGCATATCGACGCGCTGGCTGCGCTGGGTTTCGGTTTCATTGAAGTGGGTACGGTCACGCCGGTGGCCCAGCCTGGCAATCCTCAGCCGCGCCTGTTTCGCCTGCCTGAGCATGGCGCGCTCATCAACCGCATGGGGTTCAATAACGCCGGACTCGACGTGCTGTTGGCCAACGTCCGTCGTGCCCGTTTCGACGGTGTTCTGGGAATCAATGTCGGCAAGAACAAACTGACTCCGGCAGAGGATACAGCCTCGGACTACCGCAAAGGCATTGCCGCAGTGTACGCGTTGGCCAGCTATATAACCGCCAACGTGTCATCACCCAACACCCCGGGTTTGCGGGACTTGCAGTTCGGCGATTCCCTGAAACAGCTCTTGGAAGCTATCAAGGAAGAGCAGTGTGTTCAGTGCGATCGCCAGGGCCGTTATGTTCCCGTTGCGGTGAAGATTGCGCCCGATATGGACGATAGCGCCATTCGGTTTGTTGCGGATGCATTACTGGAAACGGGTATCGACGGCGTCATTGCGACGAATACCACCATTGAGCGGGACGCTGTGGCTGGGCATCGCTACGCGGCAGAGCAGGGCGGGCTGAGTGGCCGCCCGGTGCGCGAGTCCTCGTTACGTGTGATAGAAGGCCTGTACAGCACCTTGGGCGATCGTGTGCCCATCATCGGCGTGGGCGGTATTGGCGATGCCGAGAGTGCGGCGGAGAAGGTGCGGGCCGGGGCCAAGCTGGTTCAGGTTTACACCGGCTTTATCTATCGGGGGCCTGAGCTTATTCGTGAAGCCACACAAGGTATCCAGGCGTTACGTTGACACGGTGAGACGTTGACACGGTGAGAAAGGGCAGCGCTAAGGGCCGGGTTTGCAGCGATCCCAAGATCACTCTCGAAAAAAAACGCCCAAAAAAATGGGCCCGCTTAGCGGGCCCGTGCGGGGAATAAACCCCGTGGCGTTGCATTTGCTGCTGGTAAGGGTCGAGTGGACCCTTTTGGGTTTTTGCTTCTGGTTCTATCCAGTTCAGTTTTTCTCTGCTAACGCTTGATAAATTGAGTGTTTCAAGCTCTCAATTTTCAGGTTTGCGATGTCAGATCATTAAAAGACAGTGGGTTATCGGCTTCAGGCCGTGATGTTTGGCAGTTTGTGGATACCTGAAACGCCCGTTAGGCCTTCCCAGTTATCCGTTCTCCCTTCCCGCCATCCGTTGAGCCATTCTTGCCGGCTTTCGGCCCTGTCGAGAGGGCAGCTATCTTTGGATTTACCGGAAATGCCGGCTAGATAACCCCGTTTGAATGCGCGAGCACTCATATCTCGTTTCTGTCTTTTCATGCTGTTCCTCACCTCATGGGTTTGAAGTTCATGAGTGTGCACACATGCCGAGCGGCCTTGTTAACCTCACCACCAACGGATGTCGTCCGCTGGAAAAGAGTTTGGCTGCAGGCCAGGATCCTGTCGCTGGCGCTATAAACGCCAACGCTTGAAAAGACGCGTCAAAAACAAGGTAAGACGAAAGTGATCAGGATGTACACTATTAATTTCATCTAGATGACTGCCGCTTTATATTTATGTGACATAAAAATGTCAGCGCTTAGCGCTCAAAGCGCTCATTTCATGCAGTTAGCGGGTAACGATTAAGTAGTGGATGAGCTTCCGCCTGAGGTCATCGACGCGCAATTAACTTGGGTTATTGCGAGAATGTCAGAAAAGGTTTGGTAAAGCGCAATACTAAGACAACCTAAGCCCATACAACGGGGCTGATCCCAAGCGTTCAAGCAGGAGTGATTTGTGTCGCGACACGATTTTTTTGTCAGTTGTCCCAAAGGCATCGAGTATTTACTGGCGGATGAACTTGCCGCGCTGGGACTGGACGTCGTCCGTCATGCCCCTGCCGGTGTCTGGGCTGCAGGCACCCTTGAGCACGGGTATCGGATTTGCCTTTGGTCACGGCTGGCCAATCGGGTGATCCTGCATCTGGGCACGGTCGATGGGCATTCCGGCGATTCGCTCCACGAAGCAGTCCATGCCATGACTTGGGAAGATCACCTGCAGGTGTCCGGTAAGTTCCGGGTCAATTTCATTGGCCAGAACGAAAATATTCGCAATACGCAGTTTGGCGTCCAGCGGGTTAAAGACGCCATTGTCGATAGGCTGCGTGAACCGTCGGGGCTTCGGCCAGCGGTGGATACGAAAGACCCGGATATCACGGTTTCTGTACGCCTGAACCGAGGTGAGGCTCAGGTTGGGATCGATCTCAGTGGTGAGAGTCTGCACAAGCGGGGCTATCGCATAGAAAAAGGCGTTGCGCCATTGCGGGAAAACTTGGCCGCCGCTCTGCTGATACGGTCCAGATGGCCGGATATCGCGGCGGCAGGTGGCGATCTGACCGATCCCATGTGCGGCTCGGGGACACTGCTGATCGAAGGGGCGATGATGGCCTGCGACATGGCGCCGGGTCTCAAGCGCGACGACTATGGCTTTCAGCGCTGGAGCGGCCACGATGCCCAGCTCTGGGACAAGCTTATGGAAGAAGCCCAGGCGCGGGCGGCGCTTGGCTGTCGAACCTCGCAAGCGCGATTCCGCGGCTATGACGAGAATGCACGAGTGATCGCGACAGCCTGGCGCAACATCGAGCGCATGGGCCTCAATGACCGTATCCATGTGGAAAAGCGGTCGCTGGCTGAATTCCATAACGCATCCCAGGCTGATAAAGGGTTGATCCTCACCAACCCGCCTTATGGTGAGCGTCTGAGCGAGCGTAAGGCGCTTGGCCCGTTGTACGAGGCGTTAGGGCAGGCCGTCCGCAATGAAGCCCAAGGCTGGGAGATGGGCGTATTTACCAGCGCGGCGGAATTGTGTCATGGGCTCGGCCTGCGCAGTCACCGTCAGTACAAGCTGTATAACGGGCAACTGCCGGCTCAGCTGCTGCTATTCACTATCAATTCGGAAAACGAGGCCAGGGTACGCCGTGCCGGTGAGCCCGAACAGGTCCGCGCGCGTATCGCCAATCCGGAACGGGCGGAGATGTTGCGTAACCGGCTGCGCAAGAACCTGAAACAGGTCGGGCAGTGGGCACGCAAGAACAATGTCGAATGCTACCGCCTGTACGATGCCGACATGCCTGAGTTCGCCCTTGCTATCGACTGCTATGGGGATCGCGTGCACGTGCAGGAATACGCGCCGCCCAAGTCGGTTGACGCGAGAGCGGCCCGTGAACGGCTGGCCGAGGCCCTGGCCGTCATTCCGGAGGCGCTGGGGATTGAGTCTGAAGCGCTGATCTGCAAGCAGCGCCAACGTCAAAGTGGTACGGCGCAATACGAGAAGCAGTCTGCCTCCGGTGATTTTTTTACCGTTCACGAGGGAGGCTGCGCACTGCGGGTCAACCTGAAGGACTATCTGGATACCGGGCTCTTTCTCGACCACCGCCCAGTGCGGCAGTGGATTCAGGGCAATGCGGCGGGCAAGCGCTTTCTTAATCTGTTCTGTTACACCGGGGCGGCCACCGTCCATGCCGGCGTTGGTGGAGCCCGTGAAACGTTAAGTCTCGATATGTCTAAAACCTATCTCAACTGGGCGCGGGAGAACCTGCGCCTGAATAAGTTAGAGGAGGGGAAACACCGGTTGTTGCAGGCTGACTGTCTGCAGTGGCTGGACGAGAAGCCGGGCAAAGGTGAAAGCGCGTTCGATTTGATCTTTATGGACCCGCCGACATTCTCCAACTCGGCCCGGATGGAAGGCGTGCTGGACATCCAGCGCGATCATCCGCACCTGGTGCGTCAGGCTATGAATCGGCTGGCACCGGACGGTGTCCTGGTGTTTTCTAATAACTTCCGGCGCTTTCGGCTCGATGACACCCTGGCGTCAGACTTCGACGTCGAGGATGTCACGCGGCAGACCATCGATAAAGATTTCGCTCGCAATACACGAATCCATCAGTGCTGGCATATTCGTCACCGCCGCACAGAGGCTTAACGTTAGCTGGCGGCAGGCGACGACGTGTGACGAGGGATACCGGCCCTTAGAACTCGTAACGAAGGCCGCCGTTGAACTGGTAACCGCTGGCGGATGTATCGGTGTCCTCGAACAGACGACCGCCCTCCAGCACCACATAGGTGTTGTCCAGCACTTCCAGGTCGATGCCGGCGAGCCAGCTGAAGGCAAAGGAGCTGCCTGGAAAATCGTCATCGAAATCGTCGTAGGGGTTATTCTCGGACGCTTCACGATTTTTTAGGTCGGCACTCCCTTGGATGTGCGAGAAGCCCACCTGAGCGTAGACATTGGAGAAATCGGTCAGGCCATAATGAACACCCATGTACCAGCTGGCGAACCAGTCGATATCCAGGGTGAGGTCGTCGGCCACCTCCGAGTCCGTAAGGCCGGCACCCGCTCGCAGCTCGACATGGAATAGATCGGAAATGTGCGATCCGAGGACGATGCTGCCGGTGCTCAGCCAACCTTCGCCGTCGTCGCCGGTGGCCTCGCCAACCTTACGGTATTCGAGCGCGGTACCGAGTACGCCAATGTAATCCAGTCCCGCCCGACTTTGCGGCGCTTCTTTCTGGGCGTGGCTGAGTGAGCTGTTCAGCAGACATGCCGAACATAGGGCGATGAACGATAAACGTCGGGCCATCATAGTGGGCTTTCCTGCCTTGGAAGTCTGACCGCGCGGTTGGCGGTTCTTATGATTATGTCTGGTGCAGGGGCGGGGATGACGTGCAGATGTGATAAACCGGCCCTGGTACGGCTATGGATTCTGCCGCTTACAGAGCGCGGATGCGTCGACCCAGATCACAATTCCCCAGGCTGGTTTTCCTCCGGAATCAACCCTTCTTCACGTGCCAGCATCAGTAAAGCGAAGACACCGCTTTCCGGCAGTTGTGGGTCCAGTCCATGGGTGAAGAGCAACTCCCGCCGCCAGTCTTCCAACTCGGGCCGGGACAGGTGCTTGACCAAGTGGTCGACCGTGGCCAGCTCGAAAGGCACGGGCATATCCATGGCCTCGAATAGCAGTTCAACCAAGCCTTCGTCCGGGTCCAGTCCGTCGACAAAGATGGTCTTGTCGGAAAGATCCTCGTTCAGTTCCCGGGCCAGTTCCAGTAGCGGCACGCCTTGTTCCTGCAGATAGCGCAGATCGACGTCGACGCTGTCCGGATCGTCGGGCAACCAGCTTTCGTCCGGCTCGATCACCACGGTTTTCATCGAACCGTCCTCCAGAGACCAGGCCATGGCGGTCGGGAAGCAGAGTTCGTCGGAGTCGACGAATTCGATGTCGAGAAACTGGGGCAGACGCATGAACACATCCCATATGCAGAAATAAAGGTGCTCAAGGATAGCAGAACTATAAGGCGGCGTGACGTGTCTCGATGGGCTTGAATCGCAGACGGTGGTAGTGAAAGAGATAGTGAAAGTGATAGTGAAAGGCGCAATTTCGAGTGCAGGCGTGATCGTGCGATACTGGCCTTAAAATCGATATTCACTTTTTTCAACGGGTACATGGATCACCATGGACAACGCGGTTTTCAACCAACAGCTTTTCGATTTCCTTCAGCAGTCCCCCACGCCGTACCATGCGGTCGAACAGTTGGCAAAGCGTCTCGAGGCTGCCGGTTTCGAGCGTCTCGATGAACAGGCGGAGTGGACCCTGGCGTCAGGTCAGCGCTACTACGTCACTCGTAACGATTCCACGATTATCGCCTTTCAGACCGGACTCGGCGACCCGGTAAAACAGGGCGTGCGGATGATTGGCGCTCATACAGACAGTCCTTGCCTGCGAGTCAAGCCCAATCCCGAGCTGTTCCGCAAGGGTTACTACCAGCTGGGCGTCGAGGTTTATGGCGGTGCGCTGCTCAATCCCTGGTTCGATAGGGATCTTTCCCTGGCTGGCCGGGTCAGCTACGTGGACAGCAACGGGCGACTGCGGGACGATCTGATCAATTTCCGCAAGCCGGTCGCGACGATTCCCAGTCTGGCGATCCATCTGGACCGCGAGGCCAACAACAGCCGTACCGTCAATCCGCAGACGGATATACCGCCGTTGCTGATGCAGGCGCCGGAGAAAGAGGCCATTCCGTTCAAGGAGTTGCTTGTTCGCCAGTTGCGCGAAGAGCACCCGAACGCCGATGTGGCCAAAGTGCTGGACTACGAATTGAGCTTCTACGACACCCAGCCACCGTCAGTGCTGGGCCTGAACGGCGAGTTCATCGCTTCGGCCCGTCTGGATAACCTGCTGAGTTGCTTCATTGGCCTGCAGGCGCTGCTGGATGCGGATGCCGCCCAGCCGGCGGTGCTGGTCTGCAACGATCACGAGGAGGTGGGCAGTATGTCGGCCGAGGGCGCCCAAGGGCCTTTCCTGTCGTCCGTGCTGGATCGCTGGGTCGGTGCAGCGCAGCGCCCGCGGGTAATCGCCCGCTCGATGATGGTGTCTGCCGACAACGCGCATGGGGTTCACCCCAACTATGCAGACCGTCACGATGGCAATCATGGCCCGCTGCTGAACGCAGGCCCGGTGATCAAGGTCAATAACAACCAGCGCTATGCCACTAACAGCCGTACGGCTGCGCTTTACCGGCACCTGAGTGAAACGCTGGACCTGCCGTGCCAGACTTTTGTGGTGCGCACCGATATGGGTTGCGGTAGCACCATCGGACCGCTGACCGCTGGCAACCTGGGTGTCCGTACGTTGGATATCGGTGTGCCGCAGTTCGCTATGCACTCGATTCGGGAAATGGCGGGTGCTCAGGACGGCTATACGCTCTACCAAGTGCTGCGGCGCTATATTGAGTTGGACGACCTGGGGTAGCCGTCTGGGAGAACGGTGTCTCGACCTCGGGCGAGGTCGATGCAAACGAAAAAGGCCGCTCGTTTGAGCGGCCTTTTGAAGTTCGGTGGCTCCCCGAGCTGGGCTCGAACCAGCGACAAACGGATTAACAGTCCGTTGCTCTACCAACTGAGCTATCGGGGAACAGCTGTGTTTCAGCAGGCGCGAATATTAAGGAAGTTGCGGTGGGGGGTCAACCCTCTCACCTGGAAAATTGGAGACTCCGCAAACTGACAATGACTGGGCGCCCCTCAAATCTCTATCCGCTGCCAACCGTTTTGGCCAGCGATGGCCACAGCTACCGGCCGCCGCTATGGTTGCGTAACGGACACCTTCAGTCCGTATGGTCCACATTGTTCCGGCGGGTGGCGTTGACGCGACCCCGGGAGGAAAGTCTCGCAACCGAAGATGGCGACGCACTGGACCTGGACTGGTACGCGCAGGGTAGCGATCGCTTGGCTATCCTGTCTCACGGTTTGGAGGGCCACAGCCGGCGGCCGTATGTCTTGGGTTTGGCTCGGGCGCTGTTGGCGGACGGCTGGGATGTGCTGGCCTGGAACTTTCGTTCCTGCGGCGGGCGTATGAATGACCAGCCACGCTTCTACCATAGCGGCGCGACGGAGGATCTGCATGCCGTCGTGGAACACGTGCTGGAGGCGCCAGCCCGTTATCGTCACTTGGCACTGTCCGGTTTCTCCATGGGCGGCAATCTGACGATGTTGTACCTTGCCGAGCAAGGCGAGCGCCTGGATAGCCGTATCTGCGGTGGGCTGGGTTTTTCGGTGCCCTGCGACCTGGCCGGTAGCGCTTCGATGCTGGCTCGGCCCAGCCGCAAGGTTTACATGCGGCGCTTCCTCAGGGACCTGCATGTCAAGATGAGCGAGAAGGCACGGCGTTTCCCGGACCTGATCGATATCGATGGGTTCGACCAGATCCGCAACTTCCAGCAATTCGACGAGCGCTACACGGCGCCCCTGCATGGATTTCGCGATGCGCAGGATTACTGGGCCCGGGCCTCGTGCCTGCCGCGTTTGCCGGATATCCGGGTGCCGTCGCTCATCGTCAATGCGCTCGACGATCCGTTTCTGTCGCCCTCGTGCTTCCCTGACAACAAGCAGCAGTTGGGAGACTGGGTACAGTTGGAAGCCCCAAGGTGGGGCGGACATGTGGGTTTCGTCGAACTGGCGCGCGACAGCTATTATTGGTCCGAGCGCCGCGCCCTGCAGTTTTTCCGGGACCTAACTTGAACCCCTAGGTCACGAACACGCAGGCAGCCTGTAGGTTGGGCTGGCAAGCCCAACAAATGCGGCAAATCTTGTTGGGCTTTTCAGCCCAACCTACAGGCTTGCCGTTCTTCCGGAGGCTGGTCTGAAGCTCCCGGAAAAATCCGGCGTGGTTCACTCTGTGGATTCGGTCTTTAGCAGCGGCTGTAGGTGAGGCCATACGTTGTCGAGTAACGCAGGCTGCGCCTGCGCGGTCGGGTGAATGCCGTCATCCTGCATAAAGCCTTCCCGGTTGTAGACGTCTTGCAGAAAGAACGGCACCAGGCCGGTGTCATACTTTGCCGCCAGATCAGGATAGATAGCGGCAAAGGCGTCGGTGAAACGCTTGCCGAAGTTCGGCGGCATCTGGATACCGACCAACAGAACGCGCGCGCCCTGTTGCTGGGACTGTTCGATCATGCTCGCCAGGTTGTCCCGGGTTACCTTGGGCGGAAAACCACGGAGTCCGTCGTTGCCGCCCAGTTCGAGAATCACGATTTCCGGGCCGTGCCGATCCAGTAATGGCGCAAGCCGCCGCTCGCCACCATCGGTGGTTTCGCCGCTGATGCTGGCGTTGGCAACCTGCCACTGGTCGAAACCTTCCTCTGCCAGACGTTGACGCAGTAAGCTGACCCAGGCCTTTTCGGTCTGTACGCCGTAAGCGGCACTCAGGCTATCGCCCATGATCAGCAGGGTGGGCTGGTTCGCTTGAGCCAGCATGGCGAACAGGGCAAGAAAACAAAAAACGATTGATCTCCGGAACATAAATCCCGTATCCATTGTCAGATGAAACATTTGTTGGCCGCGAATCAGCCGACATCACACCATTCGAATCTGTTATTTCTACCGTCGAGGAGACACCGTGGCAACCGGAACTGACATTTTGAAGGTCACAGGCCTCAGTCACGAAGTTGATCTGGGAAACGATACGCTGAGGATTCTGCATGAGGTCAACCTGACCATCGGGAAGGGTGAATCCGTGGCCATCGTCGGGCGTTCCGGTTCCGGTAAGACAACACTGCTGGGTTTGTTGGCCGGGCTGGACAGCCCGAGTCACGGCCGGGTCGAACTCGACGGCCACCCCATCAGCGAGCTGAGCGAGGACGAACGCGCCAGCCTGCGGGCACAGCGGGTGGGTTTCGTTTTCCAGTCCTTCCAGCTGCTCCCGGCCTTGACCGCTTTGGAGAACGTCATGCTGCCGCTGGAGCTGGCAGGACAGTCCGGCGCCGAAGCCCACGCGCGGGAATTATTGCAACGGGTGGGCCTGGGGGAGCGGCTGCAACACACGCCGCGCCAGCTTTCCGGTGGCGAACAGCAGCGGGTCGCCATAGCCCGCGCCTTTGCCGCCCAGCCCAAGATCCTGTTCGCCGATGAACCTACCGGCAACCTGGACAACAATACAGGCCAGGCAGTGTCCGATCTGCTGATGGCCCTGAATCGCGAGCAAGGCACAACGCTCGTCATGGTGACTCACGACGAGCAGCTGGCCGCCCGCTGCGAACGCCAATTGTCGATCGAGGCCGGGGAGGTGTCCGAAACGCGTGGTGTTCAAGCCCAAGGAGTGGCTGTTTGATGGCTGCATCGAAAACCCTAGGGCACACCGGGCGTGACTGGCGCGAGCGGGATATTCGGGTGCTGGTTGCGGCGTTGGTCGTCGCCGTCGCCACCGTGGCCACCATTGCGCTGTACGCCAGCCATCTTCAGCACACCCTGGTAACGTCTGCTTCCGCCTTCCTGGCGGGCGACCGCCAACTTGAAAGTGAAAACGGCCAACCCATCCCCCAGGCCTGGCGGGATGAAGCGGAAAGTCGTGGCCTGAAGACGGCCCGCATGGTCGAGTTTTCAACGATGGTCTTCGGGGCCGGTAATTTTCAACTGGTCTCGGTCAAGGCGGTTGACGACGATTATCCCCTGCGCGGTCAGGTGGAATTCCAGTCCGGGCCGCAGGCGCCACGTGAGATGATTGAGGGTGGCCCCGGCCGGGGCGAGGTATGGATCAACCCGCGATTGCTGCGGTTGCTTGAGGTGGATATTGGCGGCACGGTCGAGGTGGGCAATTCCTCGCTCAATGTCTCCGGCCTGCTGATCCGGGAGCCCGATGGCGGCTTCAGCATGTCGGCCCTGGCTCCGCGCATCATGATGCATGCGGACGACGTGCCTGCGACAGGTGTCATCCAGGACGGCAGCCGGGTTGAATACGTCAACCTGTTTGCGGGGGAGGCGAGTGCGCTCGATGCCTATTATGCGTGGCTCCAACCCCGCTTTTCGCCGAGTCATGAGTGGGAGAGCATCGAAGACGGCGAAACCCTGTCCGAGTCGTTATCGAAAGCACGGCGTTTTCTGTTGCTGGGGGGGAGTCTTGCGGTGCTACTCGCGGCGGTCGCGGTGGCGGTGGCCAGTCGACAGTACGCCCTGGGGCAGCGGGATACGGTCGCTCTGCTTAAGACGCTGGGTGTTCCAGGTCAGCGTATTTCGCGCGTTTACATCCAGCGGCTGGCGTTGTGGGGCGTTGTCGGCACCTTAGTCGGGCTAATGGTGGCGTTACCCATATTTTGGGGGTTGGCGTCGCTGACCGCCAATCTCCTGGAGCGTGAGGTCGATTTCAGCGTCGATGTTGCTGCGCTGGGACCGGCGCTGGTGACCGCGCTGGTCTCCCTTTTCGCGTTTGCCTATCCACCGATCCAGCGGCTGCGCCAGGTGGCGGCCATGCGCGTACTGCGGGCACAGCCAGGCGAGGGCGGTAGCGGCGTGCTGCGGGATGGACTGATTGCTGTTGTCGCCATCTTCGGCTTGGTTTGGATGTACGCCCGCGAACTCTGGATGGTGCTGGCCTTGTTAGGCGGCCTGGCAGCCCTGCTGCTTATCCTGGCGGTATTGGGCTGGCTGATGGTTCTGGGCCTTCGCCGGATTGTCGGCGGCGGCAACGCCTGGCGTCTGGCCCTGGTCGGCTTGTACCGGCACCGGAGAGCCAGCCTGTCGCAAATTGCCGTGTTCGCCATGACGTTGATGCTGGCGGCGACGCTCATTTTGGTGCGCTCTTCTTTGCTTGACGATTGGCAGTCGCAACTGCCTGAGGATGCGCCCAATCACTTCCTGATCAATATCAGTTCGGATGCCGTCGGCGAGGTCACCGGCTTCCTGAATGAAAACGGCCTAACGACCGACACCCTTTATCCCATGGTGCGTGGCCGCCTGACCGAACTCAACGGCCAGCCCGTGCGTGAGGCCGTCAGCAAGGACCGCGACGTCAATGCCTTGAACCGCGAGCTCAATCTGACCTGGATGGAAAACCTGCCCGACGACAACCGCATCGTCAACGGCCAGTGGTTCGAGCCCGGTGCTACCGAGGGCGTTTCGGTCGAGGCCGAGTTGGCGCAGCGCCTCGGGCTGAAGGTGGGCGATGTGCTTGGTTTTACCATCGGCTCCGAAACCATTGCCGAACCGGTAAAGAGTATCCGTACGGTGCAGTGGGATAGCATGAAACCCAATTTTTACATGGCTTTCCCACCGGGGGGGGCGCTGGAAGGACTGCCGGCGACTTGGATTACGAGCTTTCACCTGGAGCCTGAGCGCAAAGCGGTATTGAACGCATTCACCCGCGAGTTTCCGACCATCTCAGTACTGGAGCTCGATCACATCATCGAGCGTATTCGTGAGATCGTGATTCAGGTCACGCAGGCGATCGAGGCTATTCTGGCCCTGATTCTGGCGGCAGCCGTTGTCGTCATGGCGGCGGTGGTCAGCGCCACGCTTCAGGATCGGCAGCGAGAAGGGGCGCTATTGCGGACGCTGGGTGGTCGTCAGCGCCTGCTGGTCAACAGCACCATGCTGGAGTTTGCATTGCTGGGTCTGTTTGCCGGCGTTCTCGGCGTGATGGCGGCAGAAGTTGCCGTTTGGGCACTGCAGTACCGGATGTTCCAAGGCTCCTTCAACTGGCATTGGCCGGTGGTCTTCGGTCTGCCGCTGATCAGCGCCGTGGTCCTAGCGCTGTTTGGCCGGTGGCAGCTCAATCCCGTCCTGCGGGTATCGCCGATGTTGCTGCTGCGGCGGTTGGAATAGGAGGTTGCCGCGTCGCCTGGGTGCCTAGCGATAGGCATCCATGATCCGATCCAGATCGCCGTTGGATTTCATGGCGGTGAGCTCGGCGTTGAATTTATCGGCAAACGCGTCCATATCCGGACGCAGCATCAGGCGCAAGCCTAAGTCGGTCAGCGCATTGTCGCTGACAGAAAACTGACCGCGCCAGCCATTCTGGCGGATCAGCCACTGGCCGACCAGCATGTCGGAAATGGCGAGATCAAAATTATCGTCGCCGTGCAGCAGATAGC
Coding sequences:
- a CDS encoding arylesterase, encoding MFRRSIVFCFLALFAMLAQANQPTLLIMGDSLSAAYGVQTEKAWVSLLRQRLAEEGFDQWQVANASISGETTDGGERRLAPLLDRHGPEIVILELGGNDGLRGFPPKVTRDNLASMIEQSQQQGARVLLVGIQMPPNFGKRFTDAFAAIYPDLAAKYDTGLVPFFLQDVYNREGFMQDDGIHPTAQAQPALLDNVWPHLQPLLKTESTE
- a CDS encoding ABC transporter ATP-binding protein gives rise to the protein MATGTDILKVTGLSHEVDLGNDTLRILHEVNLTIGKGESVAIVGRSGSGKTTLLGLLAGLDSPSHGRVELDGHPISELSEDERASLRAQRVGFVFQSFQLLPALTALENVMLPLELAGQSGAEAHARELLQRVGLGERLQHTPRQLSGGEQQRVAIARAFAAQPKILFADEPTGNLDNNTGQAVSDLLMALNREQGTTLVMVTHDEQLAARCERQLSIEAGEVSETRGVQAQGVAV
- a CDS encoding ABC transporter permease, which codes for MAASKTLGHTGRDWRERDIRVLVAALVVAVATVATIALYASHLQHTLVTSASAFLAGDRQLESENGQPIPQAWRDEAESRGLKTARMVEFSTMVFGAGNFQLVSVKAVDDDYPLRGQVEFQSGPQAPREMIEGGPGRGEVWINPRLLRLLEVDIGGTVEVGNSSLNVSGLLIREPDGGFSMSALAPRIMMHADDVPATGVIQDGSRVEYVNLFAGEASALDAYYAWLQPRFSPSHEWESIEDGETLSESLSKARRFLLLGGSLAVLLAAVAVAVASRQYALGQRDTVALLKTLGVPGQRISRVYIQRLALWGVVGTLVGLMVALPIFWGLASLTANLLEREVDFSVDVAALGPALVTALVSLFAFAYPPIQRLRQVAAMRVLRAQPGEGGSGVLRDGLIAVVAIFGLVWMYARELWMVLALLGGLAALLLILAVLGWLMVLGLRRIVGGGNAWRLALVGLYRHRRASLSQIAVFAMTLMLAATLILVRSSLLDDWQSQLPEDAPNHFLINISSDAVGEVTGFLNENGLTTDTLYPMVRGRLTELNGQPVREAVSKDRDVNALNRELNLTWMENLPDDNRIVNGQWFEPGATEGVSVEAELAQRLGLKVGDVLGFTIGSETIAEPVKSIRTVQWDSMKPNFYMAFPPGGALEGLPATWITSFHLEPERKAVLNAFTREFPTISVLELDHIIERIREIVIQVTQAIEAILALILAAAVVVMAAVVSATLQDRQREGALLRTLGGRQRLLVNSTMLEFALLGLFAGVLGVMAAEVAVWALQYRMFQGSFNWHWPVVFGLPLISAVVLALFGRWQLNPVLRVSPMLLLRRLE